From one Magnolia sinica isolate HGM2019 chromosome 18, MsV1, whole genome shotgun sequence genomic stretch:
- the LOC131233009 gene encoding cytochrome P450 704C1-like: MDFLSSLLSSLLILAATAILLLFISFSIFLFRIYTGKSINSSLYPPVIGTVYHQFFYFNRLYDQKTDVLRQHRTFRLLGLSHSAVHTADPRNVEHILKSSFEDYCKGEYDCTIVKDLFGDGIFAVDGDKWRQQRKLASFEFSTRVLRDFSCGVFRKNAAKLAGIVSEFVATKQAFDVQDLLMKCTMDSIFKVGFGMDLNCSGGTNKAGNEFSTAFDESSALVYWRYVDFLWKIKRFLNLGSEAVLRKNIKAIDAFVYGVIRNKREQLSYQGDYSDKEDILSRFLVEGKKDPSKMTDRYLRDIILNFIIAGKDTTANTLSWFFYMMCKNPLIQEKISQQVREIIDYDDKGNVEDFVGKITDSTLDKMQYLHAALTETLRLYPAVPVDGRCSERDDVLPDGYRVKKGDGVYYVAYAMGRMTYIWGDDAEDFRPERWLHDGLFQPDSPFRFVSFHAGPRICLGKEFAYRQMKIVAMVLLRFFRFQLEDEKKQVTYKTMFTLHIKEGLNLRVFSRMGSTY; encoded by the exons ATGGATTTtctctcctctttactctcctctCTTCTCATCTTAGCAGCAACAGCGATCCTCCTtctcttcatctccttctccatttTCTTATTCAGAATCTACACAGGAAAATCAATCAACAGCTCTCTCTACCCACCTGTAATCGGAACCGTCTATCACCAGTTTTTCTATTTCAACAGGCTCTATGATCAGAAAACCGACGTCCTCCGTCAGCACCGGACGTTCCGTCTCCTTGGCTTATCTCACAGCGCGGTGCACACGGCAGACCCGCGGAACGTTGAACATATCCTCAAGAGCTCCTTCGAAGATTACTGCAAGGGCGAATATGACTGCACCATCGTTAAGGACCTCTTCGGTGATGGTATCTTTGCCGTTGATGGCGATAAATGGCGCCAGCAGCGTAAGCTCGCTAGCTTTGAGTTCTCTACCAGAGTCTTGAGGGATTTCAGCTGCGGCGTGTTCCGGAAAAATGCCGCGAAATTGGCAGGAATCGTCTCCGAGTTCGTGGCCACCAAACAGGCCTTTGATGTCCAA GATTTGTTAATGAAATGCACGATGGATTCAATATTCAAAGTCGGATTCGGCATGGATTTGAATTGCTCGGGGGGAACGAACAAGGCCGGGAATGAATTCAGCACGGCATTTGATGAATCGAGTGCGTTGGTCTATTGGCGTTATGTTGATTTCTTGTGGAAGATCAAACGATTCCTCAACCTTGGATCAGAAGCCGTTCTTCGGAAGAACATCAAGGCAATCGATGCTTTTGTGTATGGAGTAATTCGTAACAAAAGAGAGCAGCTGTCTTATCAAGGCGATTAT AGTGACAAGGAAGACATACTTTCAAGGTTTCTTGTGGAAGGCAAGAAGGATCCGAGCAAGATGACAGACCGCTATCTGAGAGATATAATACTGAATTTCATAATCGCCGGTAAAGACACGACTGCAAACACGCTTTCATGGTTCTTTTACATGATGTGCAAGAATCCTCTAATACAGGAGAAGATCTCACAACAAGTGAGGGAAATCATCGACTACGATGATAAAGGAAATGTGGAAGATTTTGTAGGAAAGATAACAGATTCAACACTGGACAAGATGCAGTATCTCCATGCGGCGCTGACGGAGACTTTGAGACTGTATCCTGCTGTTCCTGTG GATGGGAGATGTTCAGAAAGAGATGATGTCCTTCCAGATGGTTacagagtgaagaagggagatgGAGTGTACTATGTGGCTTATGCCATGGGAAGGATGACATACATATGGGGGGATGATGCTGAGGATTTCAGACCCGAGAGATGGCTCCACGACGGCCTTTTCCAACCCGATTCACCTTTCAGATTCGTATCCTTTCAT GCGGGTCCACGGATATGCTTGGGAAAGGAGTTTGCATATAGACAGATGAAGATAGTGGCGATGGTTCTCCTTCGTTTCTTTAGATTCCAGTTGGAGGATGAGAAGAAGCAAGTTACGTACAAAACCATGTTCACACTCCATATTAAGGAAGGTCTCAATCTTCGTGTATTTTCTAGGATGGGGTCCACGTATTAA